Proteins from a genomic interval of Streptomyces fodineus:
- a CDS encoding GH92 family glycosyl hydrolase, which produces MRFRPMSLLLAAAVALGGATPARAAATAPPGLVKDPTPYVDPLIGTRNGGDVFPGAVVPFGMLSWSPENTRGDATRTAAPGGYQYDATRIRGFSLTHMSGTGCAGGSGDIPFFPYAGEVTSSPASDTGDAVYAAGFTHADETAEPGHYKVGLASGVTADLTATARTGSARFTFPAGKPASLLVRTANSEVGSEDSSVTIDPDSRTISGSVTSGDFCGYLDAVGQRAYYTLYFTARFDRAFKSAGTWQDDKLNPGSHTASGGTGGFSHGGRPVAGKGAGGYVEFAPGAGPVNVKVGISYVGKAGAEANLAAENPPGRSFDDVENAARRAWRERLGAIRVGGGTDADRTTFYTALYHALLHPNVISDADGRYRGADGLVHTVGAGRHGEDGRSYTADGRQHAQYGTFSGWDVYRDQLQLLTLLDPRTGSDIAQSLYELARQNSGTWDRWLHGASGTHVMNGDPSPTALAGIHAFGGTDFDLHGALDSLVKAATVPTGQDLSSAGKPVLSAGQRPSLDKYLKLHYMPSVSNAWGGAAETLEMSTADFSLSQLARAAGEKDTATAFARRAQWWQNNFNAAADPSGGYIANRKADGSWVTGFTPDTGNGFVEGTAAQYTWMVPHDPAGLFAALGGRDQALARLDDFFHDAGGGWALTGHGGAKSELDNEPSINVPYLYDYAGAPYKTQETVRAAIRRLWSTAPGGIPGNDDLGAMSSWYVFSALGMYPQVPSRAELALASPLFERVEISRPQGNDISIRAAGAAADAPYIQSLKVNGRTSDRPWLPASFVSDGGRLDYTLSTTPDRTWGTDSPPPSFREGEQPYQIGVGPTAATLAPGDSTKTVIRALSLTGGTGPEVRFRVDTPAGVTATPAAGTVTGGAQEITLTAARDARQGFADVKVTVTSGDTSYEQPVSLTVAAPGTLLAAYDNTGISDDTGDHDEADYDGGGWSYSRQALAAAGLTPGRQATPDGLTFTWPDSPDGRPDNATGTGRTIELPTAASKLSFIGSAVNGDQQTTATVTYTDGTTGTVDLSLTDWTIGGGGGTVQYGNEVVAKTPYRNVAGADKDPVATYVFATKPFTAPDGKSIAGVRLPLNGDLHVFTVATG; this is translated from the coding sequence ATGCGTTTCAGACCCATGTCCCTGCTGCTCGCCGCCGCTGTCGCGCTCGGCGGTGCCACTCCCGCCCGCGCGGCGGCCACCGCACCCCCCGGCCTCGTCAAGGACCCGACGCCCTACGTCGATCCGCTGATCGGCACCAGGAACGGCGGCGACGTCTTCCCGGGCGCCGTCGTCCCCTTCGGCATGCTCTCCTGGAGCCCCGAGAACACCAGAGGCGACGCCACGCGAACCGCCGCCCCCGGTGGCTACCAGTACGACGCCACCCGCATCCGGGGCTTCAGCCTCACCCACATGTCCGGCACCGGCTGCGCGGGCGGCAGCGGTGACATCCCGTTCTTCCCCTACGCCGGCGAGGTCACCTCCTCCCCGGCGAGCGACACCGGGGACGCCGTCTACGCCGCCGGCTTCACCCACGCCGACGAGACCGCCGAGCCCGGTCACTACAAGGTGGGCCTGGCCTCCGGAGTCACCGCCGACCTCACCGCCACCGCGCGCACCGGCTCGGCCCGCTTCACCTTCCCGGCCGGCAAGCCCGCCTCGCTGCTGGTGCGCACCGCCAACTCCGAGGTGGGCTCGGAGGATTCGTCCGTCACCATCGACCCGGACAGCCGTACGATCTCCGGGTCGGTGACCTCCGGCGACTTCTGCGGCTATCTCGACGCCGTGGGCCAACGCGCCTACTACACCCTGTACTTCACCGCCCGCTTCGACCGCGCCTTCAAGAGCGCCGGCACCTGGCAGGACGACAAGCTGAACCCCGGGTCCCATACGGCGTCCGGCGGCACCGGCGGCTTCTCGCACGGCGGCCGGCCCGTCGCGGGCAAGGGCGCCGGAGGCTACGTCGAGTTCGCGCCCGGCGCCGGTCCGGTGAACGTCAAGGTCGGCATCTCCTACGTCGGCAAGGCGGGCGCCGAGGCCAACCTCGCCGCCGAGAACCCGCCCGGCCGGTCCTTCGACGACGTCGAGAACGCGGCCCGCCGGGCCTGGCGTGAGCGGCTCGGCGCCATCCGGGTCGGCGGCGGCACGGACGCCGACCGCACCACCTTCTACACGGCGCTGTACCACGCGCTGCTGCATCCGAACGTGATCAGCGACGCCGACGGCAGGTACCGGGGTGCCGACGGTCTCGTGCATACAGTCGGCGCCGGACGGCATGGAGAAGACGGTCGATCGTATACCGCCGACGGTCGGCAGCATGCCCAATACGGCACCTTCTCCGGCTGGGACGTCTACCGCGACCAGCTCCAGCTCCTCACCCTCCTCGACCCCCGCACCGGCTCCGACATCGCCCAGTCCCTGTACGAACTGGCCCGGCAGAACAGCGGCACCTGGGACCGCTGGCTGCACGGCGCGAGCGGCACCCATGTCATGAACGGCGACCCCTCACCGACCGCGCTGGCCGGTATCCACGCCTTCGGCGGCACGGACTTCGATCTGCACGGCGCGCTGGACTCGCTGGTCAAGGCGGCCACCGTCCCGACCGGGCAGGACCTCTCGTCGGCGGGCAAGCCGGTGCTGTCGGCCGGCCAGCGGCCCTCGCTGGACAAGTACCTCAAGCTGCACTACATGCCGAGCGTCTCCAACGCCTGGGGCGGCGCCGCCGAGACCCTGGAGATGTCCACGGCCGACTTCTCGCTCTCCCAACTGGCCCGAGCGGCAGGGGAGAAGGACACGGCCACCGCCTTCGCGCGCCGCGCCCAGTGGTGGCAGAACAACTTCAACGCCGCCGCGGATCCGAGCGGGGGCTACATCGCCAACCGCAAGGCCGACGGCAGCTGGGTCACCGGCTTCACCCCCGACACCGGCAACGGCTTCGTCGAGGGCACGGCCGCCCAGTACACCTGGATGGTCCCGCACGACCCGGCGGGTCTGTTCGCCGCGCTCGGCGGCCGGGACCAGGCGCTCGCCCGGCTCGACGACTTCTTCCACGACGCAGGCGGCGGCTGGGCCCTCACCGGCCACGGCGGCGCCAAGTCCGAACTGGACAACGAGCCGTCGATCAACGTGCCCTATCTGTACGACTACGCGGGCGCCCCGTACAAGACGCAGGAGACCGTGCGGGCCGCGATACGCCGGCTGTGGTCGACCGCGCCCGGCGGCATCCCGGGCAACGACGACCTCGGTGCGATGTCGTCCTGGTACGTCTTCTCGGCGCTCGGCATGTATCCGCAGGTGCCCTCCCGTGCCGAACTGGCCCTCGCCTCACCGCTGTTCGAGCGCGTGGAGATCAGCCGGCCGCAGGGCAACGACATCTCCATCCGCGCGGCCGGAGCGGCGGCGGACGCACCGTACATCCAGTCCCTGAAGGTCAACGGCCGTACCAGCGACCGACCTTGGCTGCCCGCGTCCTTCGTCAGCGACGGCGGCCGGCTCGACTACACCCTGTCCACCACCCCCGACCGGACCTGGGGCACGGACAGCCCGCCGCCGTCCTTCCGCGAGGGCGAACAGCCGTACCAGATCGGCGTCGGCCCCACCGCCGCCACCCTCGCCCCCGGTGACAGCACGAAGACCGTCATCCGCGCGCTGTCGCTGACCGGCGGCACCGGTCCCGAGGTGCGCTTCCGGGTGGACACCCCGGCCGGTGTCACGGCCACGCCCGCCGCGGGCACGGTCACCGGGGGCGCCCAGGAGATCACCCTCACCGCCGCCCGGGACGCCCGGCAGGGCTTCGCCGACGTCAAGGTCACGGTGACCTCGGGCGACACGTCGTACGAGCAGCCGGTCTCGCTCACCGTGGCCGCCCCCGGCACCCTCCTCGCCGCCTACGACAACACCGGCATCTCCGACGACACCGGCGACCACGACGAGGCCGACTACGACGGCGGCGGCTGGAGCTACTCCCGCCAGGCCCTCGCGGCGGCCGGCCTGACCCCGGGCCGGCAGGCCACGCCCGACGGCCTCACCTTCACCTGGCCGGACTCACCGGACGGCCGCCCGGACAACGCCACAGGCACCGGCCGGACCATCGAACTGCCCACTGCAGCAAGCAAGTTGTCCTTCATCGGCAGCGCGGTCAACGGCGACCAGCAGACCACGGCGACCGTCACCTACACCGACGGCACGACCGGCACCGTCGACCTGTCCCTCACCGACTGGACCATCGGCGGCGGGGGCGGCACCGTCCAGTACGGCAACGAGGTCGTCGCGAAGACCCCGTACCGCAATGTCGCGGGCGCCGACAAGGATCCGGTGGCGACGTATGTCTTCGCCACCAAACCCTTCACGGCGCCGGACGGGAAGAGCATTGCCGGCGTCCGGCTCCCGCTGAACGGCGACCTGCACGTGTTCACCGTGGCCACCGGCTGA
- the ngcE gene encoding N-acetylglucosamine/diacetylchitobiose ABC transporter substrate-binding protein: MGSTEHHGGEGVGRRDLIKRSAALGLVTAPGMSLLSACASGGGGGNSDEGNTKGKTSKDNPFGAKSGSKLDVVVFKGGYGDDYARAWEADFGKKVGITSTHTGTQEITGKLQPRFNAGNPPDIVDDSGAQQIKIDVLYKNNSLLDLSEVLDAPSVDDPGKKVRDTLIPGTLDPGVQEGKVVALNYIYTVWGLWYSGKLFKEKGWTPPKTWDDFLAICQEAKKQGIGGLAHQGKYPYYINVAIMDLIAKKGGIDAVKAIDNLDPKAFTGSDAAQAGIEAIYEVVEKGLLMPGTNGLTHTESQTRWNQYKAAFITCGSWLENEQLKQTPTDFDMKFLPMPLLPGSKMPYEAIRAGSGEPFIIPAKAANLPGAKEFMRRMLSKEWATLFAKEANSLTILQDGVDPSVKLRPGTQSTVEASKAAGSNTFRYLYPDWYSEMDTAIQNASNELMAKRIQPKEWLKRCQAAVDKQAKDPASKKNVHS, encoded by the coding sequence ATGGGATCCACTGAGCACCACGGTGGCGAGGGTGTCGGCCGCCGCGATCTGATCAAGCGTTCGGCCGCGTTGGGCCTGGTGACGGCCCCCGGAATGAGCCTGCTGTCCGCCTGCGCGAGCGGCGGCGGTGGCGGCAACTCCGACGAGGGCAACACCAAGGGAAAGACGTCGAAGGACAACCCCTTCGGTGCCAAGAGCGGCAGCAAACTCGACGTCGTCGTCTTCAAGGGCGGATACGGCGACGACTACGCCAGGGCGTGGGAGGCCGACTTCGGCAAGAAGGTCGGCATCACCTCGACCCACACCGGCACCCAGGAGATCACCGGCAAGCTGCAGCCGCGCTTCAACGCCGGTAACCCGCCGGACATCGTGGACGACTCCGGTGCCCAGCAGATCAAGATCGACGTCCTGTACAAGAACAACTCGCTGCTCGACCTCTCCGAGGTCCTCGACGCACCGTCGGTCGACGACCCGGGCAAGAAGGTCCGCGACACCCTGATTCCCGGCACCCTCGATCCGGGCGTCCAGGAGGGCAAGGTCGTCGCCCTCAACTACATCTATACGGTGTGGGGCCTGTGGTACTCCGGCAAGCTCTTCAAGGAGAAGGGCTGGACGCCTCCGAAGACCTGGGACGACTTCCTCGCCATCTGCCAGGAGGCCAAGAAGCAGGGCATCGGCGGCCTCGCCCACCAGGGCAAGTACCCGTACTACATCAACGTCGCCATCATGGACCTCATCGCCAAGAAGGGCGGGATCGACGCCGTCAAGGCGATCGACAACCTCGACCCGAAGGCGTTCACCGGCTCCGACGCGGCCCAGGCGGGCATCGAGGCGATCTACGAGGTCGTCGAGAAGGGCCTGTTGATGCCCGGCACCAACGGCCTGACCCACACCGAGTCGCAGACCCGCTGGAACCAGTACAAGGCCGCGTTCATCACCTGCGGTTCCTGGCTCGAGAACGAGCAGCTGAAGCAGACGCCGACGGACTTCGACATGAAGTTCCTGCCGATGCCGCTGCTGCCCGGCAGCAAGATGCCGTACGAGGCGATCCGGGCCGGCTCCGGCGAGCCCTTCATCATCCCGGCGAAGGCGGCGAACCTGCCCGGCGCGAAGGAGTTCATGCGGCGGATGCTGTCGAAGGAATGGGCGACGCTGTTCGCCAAGGAGGCGAACTCCTTGACGATTCTGCAGGACGGTGTGGACCCCAGTGTCAAGCTGCGGCCGGGTACGCAGTCCACGGTGGAGGCCTCCAAGGCGGCCGGCTCCAACACCTTCCGGTATCTGTACCCCGACTGGTACAGCGAGATGGACACGGCGATTCAGAACGCGTCCAATGAGCTCATGGCGAAGCGGATTCAGCCGAAGGAATGGCTGAAGCGGTGTCAGGCGGCGGTGGACAAGCAGGCGAAGGACCCGGCCAGCAAGAAGAACGTCCACAGCTGA
- a CDS encoding SpoIIE family protein phosphatase/ATP-binding protein: MSDASARLRRKFWRFKAGRSRRSVAGQVLLLQVALVVLLVVCGVIALVLQSEHDTSTEAKRRSIAVAQTFAHSPGVVQALHTPKPSAVLQPLTEAARKSAGVDFIVVMDTKGIRYTHPLPSKIGHRFVGQIGPSLAGKVYTEEVHGPLGHEEQATVPIYDDHGKIIALVSAGLKVKNVTSEVDRQLPIILAAGAGALVASTGGTALVARRLRRQTHSLAPDEMTRMYEHHDTVLHSVREGVIIVGDDGQLLLVNDEARRLLELPTDAEGCKVLELPGLDPATADLLASGRDASDEVHFAGGRLLAVNQRPTDRVGGPRGTVATLRDCTELQAVSGRAEVTRERLELLYDAGLGIGSSLDVVRTADELARVAVPRFADFVTLDLADAVLHGEEPAPTATDMRRVAVSGIRDDHPLYEKGRLIDFLPSTPQARGYRAGRSELVSDLSALDGWTEQDPERARQILDYGIHSLIAAPIQARGIVLGMANFWRSKREPFDAEDLSLAEELVARAAVSIDNARRYTREHALAVTLQRSLLPRALPAQSALDVAYRYLPAQSGVSGDWFDVIPLPGSRVALAVGDVVGHGLHAAATMGRLRTAVHNFSTLDLPPDELLSHLDDLVGRIDQDEACAETAGEIVGATCVYAIYDPVTRRCVMARAGHLAPAVVAPDGSAGFPDLPAGPPLGLGGMPFQSAEFELPEGSQLVLYTDGLVEDRSRDLDVGMELLRRSLAGHPDRPPEESCRAVLEDLLPERPADDVALLIARTRALPADRVADWDVPRDPAAVSGMRAAVSEKLAEWGLSELGFGMELVLSELITNAIRYGSDPIHVRLIHDRTLICEVADGSSTSPHLRYAATTDEGGRGLFLVAQLAERWGTRYTPQGKVIWAELAVPDLGEFGDLLAD, from the coding sequence ATGTCGGACGCATCCGCCCGACTCAGGCGTAAATTCTGGCGCTTCAAGGCCGGCAGGAGCCGGCGCAGCGTCGCCGGGCAGGTCCTGCTTCTGCAGGTAGCCCTGGTGGTACTGCTCGTGGTCTGCGGCGTCATCGCTCTCGTCCTGCAGTCGGAACACGACACCAGCACCGAGGCCAAGCGCCGGTCCATCGCCGTCGCGCAGACCTTCGCGCACTCCCCCGGTGTGGTGCAGGCCCTGCACACCCCGAAGCCGTCCGCGGTGCTCCAGCCCCTCACCGAGGCGGCACGCAAGTCCGCGGGCGTCGACTTCATCGTGGTCATGGACACCAAGGGCATCCGTTACACCCATCCCCTGCCGAGCAAGATCGGGCACCGGTTCGTGGGCCAGATCGGTCCGTCGCTGGCCGGGAAGGTCTACACCGAAGAGGTCCACGGGCCGCTCGGCCACGAGGAACAGGCGACCGTTCCGATATACGACGACCACGGCAAGATCATCGCGCTGGTCTCCGCCGGGCTCAAGGTGAAGAACGTGACCAGCGAGGTGGACCGTCAGCTGCCGATCATCCTGGCCGCCGGGGCCGGGGCACTGGTGGCGTCGACCGGCGGTACGGCACTGGTGGCCCGGCGGCTGCGGCGGCAGACGCACAGCCTGGCGCCGGACGAGATGACCCGCATGTACGAGCACCACGACACGGTGCTGCACTCGGTGCGGGAGGGCGTGATCATCGTCGGTGACGACGGGCAGCTGCTGCTGGTCAACGACGAGGCCAGGCGGCTGCTGGAGCTGCCCACGGACGCCGAGGGGTGCAAGGTGCTGGAGCTGCCGGGTCTCGATCCGGCGACGGCGGACCTGCTGGCCTCCGGGCGCGACGCCTCCGACGAGGTGCACTTCGCCGGGGGACGGCTGCTGGCGGTCAACCAGCGGCCCACGGACCGCGTGGGAGGCCCCCGGGGCACCGTGGCCACGCTCCGCGACTGTACCGAGCTCCAGGCCGTCTCCGGCCGGGCCGAGGTGACCCGGGAGCGTCTGGAGCTGCTGTACGACGCGGGTCTGGGCATAGGCAGCAGCCTCGACGTGGTCCGGACGGCGGACGAACTGGCGCGGGTCGCCGTACCCCGTTTCGCCGACTTCGTCACCCTGGACCTGGCCGACGCCGTGCTGCACGGCGAGGAACCGGCTCCCACGGCGACGGACATGCGGCGCGTCGCCGTGAGCGGCATCCGGGACGATCACCCGCTCTACGAGAAGGGCCGGCTGATCGACTTCCTGCCCTCCACCCCGCAGGCCCGCGGCTACCGGGCCGGCCGCTCCGAGCTGGTGAGCGACCTGTCGGCCCTCGACGGCTGGACCGAGCAGGATCCGGAGCGCGCCCGGCAGATCCTTGACTACGGCATCCACTCGCTCATCGCCGCCCCCATCCAGGCCCGCGGCATCGTGCTGGGCATGGCCAACTTCTGGCGTTCCAAACGGGAGCCCTTCGACGCGGAGGATCTGTCGCTGGCGGAGGAGCTGGTGGCCCGGGCCGCGGTCAGTATCGACAACGCGCGCCGGTACACCCGTGAGCACGCCCTGGCCGTGACCCTGCAGCGCAGCCTGCTGCCGCGGGCACTGCCCGCGCAGAGCGCCCTCGATGTGGCCTACCGCTATCTCCCCGCCCAGTCGGGCGTGAGCGGCGACTGGTTCGACGTGATCCCGCTGCCGGGGAGCCGGGTGGCGCTGGCCGTCGGCGACGTGGTCGGTCACGGTCTGCACGCCGCCGCGACGATGGGCCGGCTGCGGACGGCGGTGCACAACTTCTCCACCCTCGACCTGCCGCCCGACGAGCTGCTCAGCCACCTGGACGACCTGGTCGGCCGTATCGACCAGGACGAGGCCTGTGCGGAGACGGCGGGCGAGATCGTGGGCGCCACCTGCGTGTACGCGATCTACGACCCGGTGACACGGCGCTGTGTGATGGCGCGTGCCGGGCATCTGGCGCCCGCGGTGGTCGCCCCCGACGGCAGCGCGGGCTTCCCCGATCTGCCCGCAGGTCCGCCACTGGGCCTGGGCGGCATGCCGTTCCAGTCGGCCGAGTTCGAGCTGCCGGAGGGCAGCCAGCTGGTGCTCTACACCGACGGCCTCGTCGAGGACCGCTCGCGCGACCTGGACGTGGGGATGGAACTGCTGCGCCGGTCGCTGGCGGGGCACCCCGACCGGCCGCCGGAGGAGAGCTGCCGGGCGGTGCTGGAAGATCTGCTGCCCGAGCGTCCCGCGGACGACGTCGCCCTGCTCATCGCGCGCACCCGGGCGCTGCCGGCCGATCGGGTCGCCGACTGGGACGTACCGCGCGACCCGGCCGCCGTGTCGGGGATGCGCGCGGCCGTCTCCGAGAAGCTGGCCGAGTGGGGCCTGTCCGAGCTCGGCTTCGGCATGGAACTCGTGCTGAGCGAACTGATCACCAATGCGATCCGCTACGGCTCCGACCCGATCCATGTGCGGCTGATCCATGACCGCACGCTGATCTGCGAGGTGGCCGACGGCAGCAGCACCTCACCGCATCTGCGGTACGCGGCGACGACCGACGAGGGCGGTCGGGGTCTGTTCCTGGTCGCGCAGCTGGCCGAACGCTGGGGCACCCGGTACACACCGCAGGGCAAGGTGATCTGGGCCGAGCTGGCGGTGCCGGACCTCGGCGAGTTCGGCGACCTCCTCGCGGACTGA
- the acnA gene encoding aconitate hydratase AcnA: MSANSFDARSTLQVGDESYEIFRLDKVEGSARLPYSLKVLLENLLRTEDGANITADHIRALGGWDSQAQPSQEIQFTPARVIMQDFTGVPCVVDLATMREAVKELGGDPAKINPLAPAELVIDHSVIADKFGTNDAFKQNVELEYGRNKERYQFLRWGQTAFDEFKVVPPGTGIVHQVNIEHLARVVMVRDGKAYPDTLVGTDSHTTMVNGLGVLGWGVGGIEAEAAMLGQPVSMLIPRVVGFKLTGELPAGTTATDLVLTITEMLRKHGVVGKFVEFYGEGVAATSLANRATIGNMSPEFGSTAAIFPIDDETLNYLRLTGRSDQQVALVEAYAKQQGLWLDPKAEPDFSEKLELDLSTVVPSIAGPKRPQDRIVLANAAEQFKLDVRNYVDDIDEAGKESFPASDAPAVHPNGFPSNPVPVTAPDGTTYELDHGAVTVAAITSCTNTSNPYVMIGAALVAKKAVEKGLTRKPWVKSTLAPGSKVVTDYFEKAGLTPYLDKLGFNLVGYGCTTCIGNSGPLPEEVSKAVNDHDLAVTSVLSGNRNFEGRINPDVKMNYLASPPLVVAYAIAGSMKVDITRDALGTDQDGNPVYLKDIWPSEAEVNDVVASAIGEDMFSKSYQDVFAGDAQWQSLPVPTGNTFEWDAESTYVRKPPYFEGMGMEPAPVEDIAGARVLAKLGDSVTTDHISPAGAIKADTPAGQYLTEHGVERRDFNSYGSRRGNHEVMIRGTFANIRLRNQIAPGTEGGYTRDFTQEGGPVSFIYDASQNYQAAGVPLVVLAGKEYGSGSSRDWAAKGTALLGVKAVIAESYERIHRSNLIGMGVLPLQFPEGASAASLGLTGEETFSISGVTELNDGTTPRTVKVTTDTGVEFDAVVRIDTPGEADYYRNGGIMQYVLRNLIRK; the protein is encoded by the coding sequence GTGTCGGCGAACAGCTTCGACGCCCGCAGCACGCTGCAGGTGGGCGACGAGTCGTACGAGATCTTCCGGCTGGACAAGGTGGAGGGCTCGGCCCGCCTGCCGTACAGCCTCAAGGTCCTGCTGGAGAACCTGCTCCGCACGGAGGACGGCGCGAACATCACCGCCGACCACATCCGTGCCCTCGGCGGCTGGGACTCGCAGGCCCAGCCCAGCCAGGAGATCCAGTTCACGCCGGCCCGCGTGATCATGCAGGACTTCACCGGCGTGCCCTGTGTCGTGGACCTCGCGACCATGCGTGAGGCCGTGAAGGAGCTCGGCGGCGACCCCGCCAAGATCAACCCGCTGGCGCCGGCCGAGCTGGTCATCGACCACTCCGTCATCGCCGACAAGTTCGGCACCAACGACGCCTTCAAGCAGAACGTCGAGCTGGAGTACGGCCGCAACAAGGAGCGCTACCAGTTCCTGCGCTGGGGCCAGACCGCCTTCGACGAGTTCAAGGTCGTCCCGCCGGGCACCGGCATCGTCCACCAGGTGAACATCGAGCACCTGGCCCGCGTGGTGATGGTCCGCGACGGCAAGGCCTACCCGGACACCCTGGTCGGCACCGACTCGCACACCACGATGGTCAACGGCCTCGGCGTCCTCGGCTGGGGCGTCGGCGGCATCGAGGCCGAGGCCGCCATGCTCGGCCAGCCGGTCTCCATGCTCATCCCGCGCGTCGTCGGCTTCAAGCTCACCGGCGAGCTGCCCGCCGGCACCACCGCCACCGACCTGGTGCTCACCATCACCGAGATGCTGCGCAAGCACGGTGTGGTCGGCAAGTTCGTCGAGTTCTACGGCGAGGGTGTGGCGGCCACGAGCCTCGCCAACCGCGCCACCATCGGCAACATGTCCCCGGAGTTCGGTTCCACCGCCGCGATCTTCCCGATCGACGACGAGACCCTGAACTACCTGCGCCTGACCGGCCGTTCCGACCAGCAGGTCGCCCTCGTCGAGGCCTACGCCAAGCAGCAGGGCCTGTGGCTGGACCCGAAGGCCGAGCCGGACTTCTCCGAGAAGCTCGAACTGGACCTGTCCACGGTCGTGCCGTCCATCGCCGGCCCGAAGCGCCCGCAGGACCGCATCGTCCTCGCGAACGCCGCCGAGCAGTTCAAGCTGGACGTCCGCAACTACGTCGACGACATCGACGAGGCGGGCAAGGAGTCCTTCCCGGCCTCCGACGCCCCGGCCGTCCACCCCAACGGCTTCCCGTCCAACCCGGTTCCGGTCACCGCCCCCGACGGCACGACCTACGAGCTGGACCACGGTGCGGTGACGGTCGCGGCCATCACCTCCTGCACCAACACCTCCAACCCGTACGTCATGATCGGCGCCGCCCTGGTCGCCAAGAAGGCGGTCGAGAAGGGCCTGACCCGCAAGCCGTGGGTCAAGTCCACCCTCGCCCCGGGTTCGAAGGTCGTCACCGACTACTTCGAGAAGGCCGGCCTCACCCCGTACCTGGACAAGCTGGGCTTCAACCTCGTCGGCTACGGCTGCACCACCTGCATCGGCAACTCCGGCCCGCTGCCGGAGGAGGTCTCCAAGGCCGTCAACGACCACGACCTCGCGGTCACCTCGGTCCTCTCCGGCAACCGGAACTTCGAGGGCCGTATCAACCCCGACGTCAAGATGAACTACCTGGCGTCCCCGCCGCTGGTCGTCGCGTACGCCATCGCGGGCTCCATGAAGGTGGACATCACCCGTGACGCCCTGGGCACCGACCAGGACGGCAACCCGGTCTACCTGAAGGACATCTGGCCGTCCGAGGCCGAGGTCAACGACGTCGTCGCCAGCGCCATCGGCGAGGACATGTTCTCCAAGTCCTACCAGGACGTCTTCGCGGGCGACGCCCAGTGGCAGTCGCTCCCGGTCCCGACCGGCAACACCTTCGAGTGGGACGCCGAGTCGACCTACGTCCGCAAGCCCCCGTACTTCGAGGGCATGGGCATGGAGCCGGCCCCGGTCGAGGACATCGCCGGCGCCCGCGTGCTGGCCAAGCTGGGCGACTCGGTCACCACCGACCACATCTCCCCGGCCGGTGCGATCAAGGCCGACACCCCGGCCGGCCAGTACCTCACCGAGCACGGCGTCGAGCGCCGCGACTTCAACAGCTACGGCTCCCGCCGCGGCAACCACGAGGTCATGATCCGCGGTACGTTCGCCAACATCCGCCTGCGCAACCAGATCGCGCCGGGCACCGAGGGCGGCTACACGCGTGACTTCACGCAGGAAGGCGGCCCGGTCTCCTTCATCTACGACGCCTCGCAGAACTACCAGGCGGCCGGTGTGCCGCTGGTCGTCCTGGCCGGCAAGGAGTACGGCTCCGGCTCGTCCCGCGACTGGGCCGCCAAGGGCACCGCGCTCCTCGGCGTCAAGGCCGTCATCGCCGAGTCGTACGAGCGCATCCACCGCTCGAACCTCATCGGCATGGGCGTCCTGCCGCTGCAGTTCCCGGAGGGCGCCTCCGCCGCCTCCCTCGGCCTGACCGGCGAGGAGACCTTCTCCATCTCCGGCGTGACCGAGCTGAACGACGGCACCACGCCGCGCACGGTCAAGGTCACCACCGACACCGGTGTCGAGTTCGACGCGGTCGTCCGCATCGACACCCCCGGTGAGGCCGACTACTACCGCAACGGCGGCATCATGCAGTACGTGCTGCGCAACCTGATCCGCAAGTAA